AGACGCAGCGCAAGGGACGGGGGGGTGGGGGTGACTCCGAGATGTTGCAGCTGAGCCTGCAGAGGTCGGGATGATGCTTGGGGAACTGGGGTGACAGCGTCGGGTTGAACAAGGTGAGCCTGGGGGCCGAGGACCAACGTGCGCCAAGGGAGCTGCAGCTCTGCTGTCCTAGAAGCTCaagggaggtgggggaagggatCCATCATGTGGGTATGGGGGCTCAGGGAACCCACATGGGTCCAAGGGAGAagggggcaggggctggagaCAGAGAGGGTGGCTCTGCTGAGGCCGTCCTGGTGGATGGGGAGTGGAGAAGAGTGAGCGAGCGGCATGAAGGGGGACCCCACACCAGTGGGACTGGGGTGCACCCGGGGTGAGGGGGAGGCCAGGAGACCAAGGCCTGGCACGGACCAGCTGGAGGAAGGACCTTGGGTCTGCAGAACGGCTGGGCAGCTTCTGGCTTTTGCCTTCACAGCAGAAACGGGGCTGTGTCTACTCAGGTGGGAGAAGGTCGAGAGAGGTCAAGGGCCGGGAGCGGGACAAGATGGGCTGCAGGAAGCCGTGACTAGGGGGCCCCGGACGCATCCCAGAGAGAGAACGCAGTGGCTCTCCCGGGCCCCACACTCACCACAGGGATGTGGAGCTTGCTGAGCGGCTTGCCGTCCAGGAGGTAGGAGCCCGTGTAGGTGACGTACTCTGCGTAGCACTGGGGCGCCTGCGGCGTGATGCAGCACAGGATCTTGCGTTTCTCCTCGATCTTCTTCCTGATCTGCAGGTATTCGAAGTAGGGGTTGGCCCTGTCGCTGTGGTAGGGCTCGATGGCATCCAGCTTGATGGCGTCCACAATGGCGGCCAGCGTCTGCTGGATCACCTCCCGCGTCTGCTGCGTGGACGTGTTcagctgctgctgcagctgctgggtGGAGCGCTGAAAGCGGCGTTTGCGCGGATGCTGGGCCTGGGCGTCGTCCTCCTCGGAGCCACGGGCCTTGGCCCTGGTGgctggggcaggggtggaggtGCACTCCTTCTCGGAGGGGGGCGTGCCCTGCTTGCTCTGGTTGGCGAGCATCTGCGCCCGGTTCCTGGTCATGCGCTGAGGGATCTCCTCCACTCTGGGGGCCTTCGGGGCTTCGGCGGTGGGTTTTGGTTCTGGTTCTGTGGCTTCTGGCTGGATGCCGCCGGGAGGGCCTTCGGCTGGGGTGGCAGCACGGGAGGCCTCCGTGTTGTCCTGGGGGCCGGCGCTGTCCACAGCCTGGGCTTGTGCCACAGTGTCCATGGGGGGGCCGTCAGGGGCACAGAGGGACGTGGCGGGGGAGCCATCAGCCTCAGCCCCCTGGTCTCCGCTCCCCAGTGGGCGCTGTTCCGGGGGGACGGGCGTCAGCTCCACGCCAGAGTCCAGATCCCCAGGGGCCCTCTCTTCCGGCACCGCCTCTGCCTCCACTGTAGCTTCCAGAGCCACGTCCAGCTTTGGCTCCTCTGAGGGCTCAGGCTCGAGCTCTGCAGGGAGCTGGGTGGAGGCCTGGTCGGGAGGCAGCGCCGGCGGCTCCTCAGCCACTAAGGTGGAAACATCCCCACCGTTTACGACCACGGGGGCCCCCGGAGGGATCTTTCCTGAAGGAGCAAGACTTTCTTCTACGGGTTCTGTTTCAACGTCTGGGACATCTTTAGTCTGCAAGGGAAGCTCCGGCAGGGAGAAGGGCCCCAGGTCCAGGTCGTCCTCGGGGCCGGCGAAGGCATCTGCCCAGGGCACCGGCTCCACCTGGCTGAGGTTAGACAGGCTGTGGCCGCTGTCCAGGAAGCTATTTTCCAGGGGCCCCAGAGCCTCCACCTGAGCCACAGTGGCTACACAGGCGGGCTCAGGGGCCACGTCCAGCGGAGCTTCCGGAAGTGACTTGCAGTTGCTGAAGAAGGACTCCAGCCCGGAGGGAGGGGCGTAAGGAGCCGCCTCGGAGGGGGCGATGGTGGCGGGGACGGCTTCCACCCCGTCTTTGACGTCCTCCAGTCCTGGCTCAGCGACGGGCAGAGTATATGGGGCAGGAGAGGCGGGAGGGGCAGGGTACGGCGCCTCTGAGGCGCTGAAGGGCCCTGGGGCGGCAGAGTGGAGGGCGTCCGCGGGGCAGAAATGTTTTGGGGACTCGGAGAACCTCTGTGGAGACTTCAGCAGCAGGTCCGAGCCCACAGGCCAGCTGACAGGGTTTTCGGAGGCGCTCCCGATCAGGCTAGAGGCAAGAGCCTGCTCAGTGGGGTGAGCCCACTCGACAGGCTCCTCGGTGATGACGGCGCTGAACGGACCCTCGTCCAGCGTCTCCAGGTAGCTGGGCTCCGGAGGGATGATGGCGGCTGTGGCCTGCTGGTCCTCGGTGGCGTCCAGGTCCGGGGGAAGGGCCCCTTCCAGGGAAGGAACCAGCAGCTCAGctctgggggaaggggaaggcttTGCTTGTAAACTTGAGAAGACGCCCTCTGGAGAGGGGGTGACGGTGACAACGGCGGCCGGCGGGCAGTGCAGAGCATCGACTTTGGGCGAGGGGAGGCCATAGTCTGGGGAGTAGTACCCTGGGGACAAGCAGGCAAACTTCTCCGCGGGAACTGGGGGCAGGGGCGCCCTGTCTTCCATCGAGTGTGGCACGGGAGAGTCGTAGCTGGAGGCAGCAGGAACGCTCTGCTGCCTGAAAAGCTTGTCTCCGACGCTGAATTCCTCCTCAGGGGTCCTCCTCATGTCGACAGAGACCGAGCGGTAAAGGTTTGTGGAGAGGGGCCTTGCAGGAGCCTGGCTGGCGTTTTCCGAAAGCCCAGTGGAAGCCACGGAGAACCTGTCGAAAAAGGACGGGGAGCAGGCGCTGGTGGGAGCGGTGGGCACGGGTGTGGAGTGCTGGGAGTCGGTGCAGTCAAACACGAGGTCCGCGTAGTCATCGGCACTGCAGGACGGGGTCCTGGGCGTGTGCATCACCTCCTCGTAGCTGGGGCAGGACAGCACCGACGTAGGGGTGGGCACGCCAGTTGGCCGGCTCTGGTCAGGCCTGGGAGACGCAGGCAGGACCTCCTTTATGTGAGGGCCTGCGAGCCAGTCTTTGGAGTCTGCACCTGATCCTGGGTGTAGCTTATTTTCGGCAGCAGGTGGAATAGGAGTCGACTCTTTGAGCTTTTTGTCTTTAAACGGAGGGTCCAGGCCCGGCGGTTTCTTAGCAGGAATGTCTAGACCCTTCTTCCGCCCGTCGTCTGCCAGCTTCGCCTTCTCCTTGAGCTTGGGGTCTCCGGACCGGTGCCTAAGCTTCTCCATCTGCTTCATCCTCTCCTTGTGCCGCTTGTGGCGCTCCTCGATCTCCAGGTCCTTCTGGGAGAGCATCCTCTCAAAGCTGGTCATCATCAGGTCGCCGTCCCCCAGGAGCTTCTCCCTGGGCCTGGCGTCTTTCTTGCCTGCGTCTCTGGATGGCGTTACCTTATCGTTCCCGTTGCTCATCTTCACTGGCTCGCCCTTTTCCTTCTCTGCACTGTCCCTGAATTTCTCCTTCAGTTTGGCGTCGCCGAGCCTCGGGCCCTCGTCCCTGGACTTCTCTTTGAGTGCGCGGGGCGGGCTGTCCTTGTCCCTGGTGGCGGGCTTCTGCTCATCCCTGTGGTGCCGCAGGAGGCCGTCCACATGCCTGTCTCGGTGCCTCTCCTTCTCGTCTCTCCATTTCTCCctgtgtttctctctcttcttcttctctttgagGATGTTGATGGCACTAGATCCATAAGGCTTTagttccttttctattttcttggaaGGTTCTCTCTCGgaatcatttttatcttttttttcggTAGAAAACAGTTCAATGGTTTTATCTAGCTCATCTTCTATGTCAGCTTTCATGTTGTAGGAAACTCCATAAGCCTCCACCTCCAAGTCCTTTTCGTACTGGCTGGAGTCCTTCCTGCTACCGCTCTCCTTGTAATCTTcgcccttctctttcttctcggCCTTCTCTTTCTTGGCTCTCTCTCGGTCGTGGCTCTTCTTGGACGAGGATGAGGAGTGTCTGtgcctctccttctctttcagcTTCTCAGGGAGGCAGGCGCTCTCCCTCGGCTTGTCCTCTCCGGGTGGCTCTGTGAAGGAGACCTCCAGGAAGGCAGTCAGCCCCGGCTCCTGCCCTCGGTCCGTGAAGCTGTCAGAGGAGACCTCACTGATTTTATCATTGGAGTCTTCTCTGTACTCATGGAGAGCCTCTTCTTCCAACTTTTCAAGCAGGCTTTTTTCCGTGTCGGCACTTCTCGAGGACTTCCTCTCCTTGGAATGTTCTTTGTCTGACTTctctttgtgtttgcttttggccTTGTCTTCAGCAGTGTGCTTCTTTTCAGCCTTCTCAGGGAGCTTCTGTTTACTTTTCTTGTCTTGTGTGGAGTCCACTGAGGCTCTGTCCTTCCTGTCCTTATACTTTTCTGTGGACTCTTTATCCTTCTTCTCCTTGTGCTTGTCGaagactttctcttttttgtctctCCCCCCGTCGGCAGCTCCTCTGTCCTTTCTCTTGTCTTTGGGTTCCTTGTCCTTCTGCCTCTCGGGGTGCTGCTTGTCAGAAGCCTTCCTGTGTCTGTCGGAGGCACAGGCCTCCcgcccctcctccttctcctggaGGCCGTCCATCCTCAGTGAGTCGCTGGCCTCTCCCGTCTTGCACCCGCTCCCTATGTAGCTGTCCCTGTCGTCTTCACTCTCGTCTGTGAAGATGTCTGCGATGTACCagcttttctctttgcctttcttgtcatcttttttttctgagaagtctTCGGAGATGATCCCAGGGAAagccttctccttcttctctttcccttggTCCAGAGACgctttcctttctttgtctttgccatgtgtgtctttatgtttttccttggtatcttttttctctttaaaacatttatcaAATTCTTTGTCCTTCTGACACTTGTCAAGGATCGATTTCTCACTTTTGTCCTTGTCACTGgacttctctttgtatttttctggttttgttttctccttcctttccttatcGGGGccatccttcttctccttctctcgtGCTGGGTGGTGCCGTTCCCATGGCTCCAGGCCCTTCCCAAAGTCACAGTCGGGCTTGTCCTTGAAGCCACTCTCACAGCCACACTCCTTCAGCTCCTCCCGGTAAGCCTCCTCCGGCTTGGCcctgccatccctgcgctcctTGCAGCTCTCCAGCGCGTCCTTTCTGTCCCGACCCGCCTCTGCGGACTCTCTCCTCTTCTTGTCCTTTTCCGAAAGGTAGCTGGGGACACTTTTATGCTTTTCAGTCTGGTCTTTCCTCTTCTCAGAGTTTTTATCCAAATAGTCCCTGTCCTTCTTTCGGAAGAAGGGCTCTCTGTAGTCTCGCTTCTCCCGGGCCCGGGTGTCCCGCTTCCTTTCCTTGCTGTCCTCCTTCACCGTCTCCAAGATGAGCTTGGCCACAGAGTCGCTCTTCATGTCCCTGTAGTCTGTCACTGGCGAGTCCCAGCTGTCCTCCCCTTTGAAATCAAAGGATGAATCGGACAAGTCAGAAAACCACCGATCCCGTTGATCGTCAGAAAGGCTAAATTTGGTGTCTTCGTTCTCCAGAAACTGATTTTTGTTACAATATTCGTCAAAAGCAGAATCTTCCCtataaaccttttcttttttgagtttttctttatcttctttgaaagtcttctccttctctttggaAATTTTGTCCTCTTTTAAATCATTCTTCTTCTCTAATTTTGAGGGCCGGTCTTTTgacttcttcttcctctcctctttgtACAGCCTCGGTTTTTCTTCTTTCGGAGACTTTTCCTTTAGCGatttctccttttctgccttACCCGAACGGTCTTTCTCTTCTCGGAAAGCCCTGCTGATGTCTTTGTTCATGTCTTTGATTCTCTTCAgtgatttttcatctttaaagagccattctttttcttctaatttcattttgctgagtttctcttcttttttaaagtggTCACGATCATGCTTTAACACTTTCAGCTTGTTTTCAGCGGAAAGATCATTCTCTAGAAGTATAGCCTTATCCGACTTCTGCCTGGAGTCCTCGTACTCGTAAGTGAAACTTTTCAGCTTCAGCTCCTGGCTGAGGGGGCACTGTCCCTTCtccttgtttttgtgtttgtgttttgttttatgttttttgacgACCTTTCCCTCCTTGTCCAGTTTGGGGACGGCGCCCTCCGTGCTGGAGAGGAAGGGGCTCTTCTTCTCCGACAGCGAGG
This genomic window from Macaca mulatta isolate MMU2019108-1 chromosome 20, T2T-MMU8v2.0, whole genome shotgun sequence contains:
- the ANKRD11 gene encoding ankyrin repeat domain-containing protein 11 isoform X5, whose protein sequence is MPPAQSLLWCCKAGTLLEAPWHEMEVPRSKKKEKQGPERKRIKKEPVTRKAGLLFGMGLSGIRAGYPLSERQQVALLMQMTAEESANSPVDTTPKHPSQSTVCQKGTPNSASKTKDKVNKRNERGETRLHRAAIRGDARRIKELISEGADVNVKDFAGWTALHEACNRGYYDVAKQLLAAGAEVNTKGLDDDTPLHDAANNGHYKVVKLLLRYGGNPQQSNRKGETPLKVANSPTMVNLLLGKGTYTSSEESSTAESSEEEDAPSFAPSSSVDGNNTDSEFEKGLKHKAKNPEPQKATAPVKDEYEFDEDDEQDRVPPVDDKHLLKKDYRKETKSNSFISIPKMEVKSYTKNNTIAPKKASHRILSDTSDEEDASVTVGAGEKLRLSAHTILPGSKTREPSNAKQQKEKNKLKKKRKKETKGREVRFGKRNDKFCSSESESESSESGEDDRDSLGSSSCLKGSPLVLKDPSLFSSLSASSTSSHGSSAAQKQNPNHTDQHTKHWRTDNWKTISSPAWSEVSSLSDSTRTRLTSESDCSSEGSSVESLKPVRKRQEHRKRASLSEKKSPFLSSTEGAVPKLDKEGKVVKKHKTKHKHKNKEKGQCPLSQELKLKSFTYEYEDSRQKSDKAILLENDLSAENKLKVLKHDRDHFKKEEKLSKMKLEEKEWLFKDEKSLKRIKDMNKDISRAFREEKDRSGKAEKEKSLKEKSPKEEKPRLYKEERKKKSKDRPSKLEKKNDLKEDKISKEKEKTFKEDKEKLKKEKVYREDSAFDEYCNKNQFLENEDTKFSLSDDQRDRWFSDLSDSSFDFKGEDSWDSPVTDYRDMKSDSVAKLILETVKEDSKERKRDTRAREKRDYREPFFRKKDRDYLDKNSEKRKDQTEKHKSVPSYLSEKDKKRRESAEAGRDRKDALESCKERRDGRAKPEEAYREELKECGCESGFKDKPDCDFGKGLEPWERHHPAREKEKKDGPDKERKEKTKPEKYKEKSSDKDKSEKSILDKCQKDKEFDKCFKEKKDTKEKHKDTHGKDKERKASLDQGKEKKEKAFPGIISEDFSEKKDDKKGKEKSWYIADIFTDESEDDRDSYIGSGCKTGEASDSLRMDGLQEKEEGREACASDRHRKASDKQHPERQKDKEPKDKRKDRGAADGGRDKKEKVFDKHKEKKDKESTEKYKDRKDRASVDSTQDKKSKQKLPEKAEKKHTAEDKAKSKHKEKSDKEHSKERKSSRSADTEKSLLEKLEEEALHEYREDSNDKISEVSSDSFTDRGQEPGLTAFLEVSFTEPPGEDKPRESACLPEKLKEKERHRHSSSSSKKSHDRERAKKEKAEKKEKGEDYKESGSRKDSSQYEKDLEVEAYGVSYNMKADIEDELDKTIELFSTEKKDKNDSEREPSKKIEKELKPYGSSAINILKEKKKREKHREKWRDEKERHRDRHVDGLLRHHRDEQKPATRDKDSPPRALKEKSRDEGPRLGDAKLKEKFRDSAEKEKGEPVKMSNGNDKVTPSRDAGKKDARPREKLLGDGDLMMTSFERMLSQKDLEIEERHKRHKERMKQMEKLRHRSGDPKLKEKAKLADDGRKKGLDIPAKKPPGLDPPFKDKKLKESTPIPPAAENKLHPGSGADSKDWLAGPHIKEVLPASPRPDQSRPTGVPTPTSVLSCPSYEEVMHTPRTPSCSADDYADLVFDCTDSQHSTPVPTAPTSACSPSFFDRFSVASTGLSENASQAPARPLSTNLYRSVSVDMRRTPEEEFSVGDKLFRQQSVPAASSYDSPVPHSMEDRAPLPPVPAEKFACLSPGYYSPDYGLPSPKVDALHCPPAAVVTVTPSPEGVFSSLQAKPSPSPRAELLVPSLEGALPPDLDATEDQQATAAIIPPEPSYLETLDEGPFSAVITEEPVEWAHPTEQALASSLIGSASENPVSWPVGSDLLLKSPQRFSESPKHFCPADALHSAAPGPFSASEAPYPAPPASPAPYTLPVAEPGLEDVKDGVEAVPATIAPSEAAPYAPPSGLESFFSNCKSLPEAPLDVAPEPACVATVAQVEALGPLENSFLDSGHSLSNLSQVEPVPWADAFAGPEDDLDLGPFSLPELPLQTKDVPDVETEPVEESLAPSGKIPPGAPVVVNGGDVSTLVAEEPPALPPDQASTQLPAELEPEPSEEPKLDVALEATVEAEAVPEERAPGDLDSGVELTPVPPEQRPLGSGDQGAEADGSPATSLCAPDGPPMDTVAQAQAVDSAGPQDNTEASRAATPAEGPPGGIQPEATEPEPKPTAEAPKAPRVEEIPQRMTRNRAQMLANQSKQGTPPSEKECTSTPAPATRAKARGSEEDDAQAQHPRKRRFQRSTQQLQQQLNTSTQQTREVIQQTLAAIVDAIKLDAIEPYHSDRANPYFEYLQIRKKIEEKRKILCCITPQAPQCYAEYVTYTGSYLLDGKPLSKLHIPVIAPPPSLAEPLKELFRQQEAVRGKLRLQHSIEREKLIVSCEQEILRVHCRAARTIANQAVPFSACTMLLDSEVYNMPLESQGDENKSVRDRFNARQFISWLQDVDDKYDRMKTCLLMRQQHEAAALNAVQRMEWQLKVQELDPAGHKSLCVNEVPSFYVPMVDVNDDFVLLPA
- the ANKRD11 gene encoding ankyrin repeat domain-containing protein 11 isoform X3, producing the protein MGSRRTRTQMPPAQSLLWCCKAGTLLEAPWHEMEVPRSKKKEKQGPERKRIKKEPVTRKAGLLFGMGLSGIRAGYPLSERQQVALLMQMTAEESANSPVDTTPKHPSQSTVCQKGTPNSASKTKDKVNKRNERGETRLHRAAIRGDARRIKELISEGADVNVKDFAGWTALHEACNRGYYDVAKQLLAAGAEVNTKGLDDDTPLHDAANNGHYKVVKLLLRYGGNPQQSNRKGETPLKVANSPTMVNLLLGKGTYTSSEESSTAESSEEEDAPSFAPSSSVDGNNTDSEFEKGLKHKAKNPEPQKATAPVKDEYEFDEDDEQDRVPPVDDKHLLKKDYRKETKSNSFISIPKMEVKSYTKNNTIAPKKASHRILSDTSDEEDASVTVGAGEKLRLSAHTILPGSKTREPSNAKQQKEKNKLKKKRKKETKGREVRFGKRNDKFCSSESESESSESGEDDRDSLGSSSCLKGSPLVLKDPSLFSSLSASSTSSHGSSAAQKQNPNHTDQHTKHWRTDNWKTISSPAWSEVSSLSDSTRTRLTSESDCSSEGSSVESLKPVRKRQEHRKRASLSEKKSPFLSSTEGAVPKLDKEGKVVKKHKTKHKHKNKEKGQCPLSQELKLKSFTYEYEDSRQKSDKAILLENDLSAENKLKVLKHDRDHFKKEEKLSKMKLEEKEWLFKDEKSLKRIKDMNKDISRAFREEKDRSGKAEKEKSLKEKSPKEEKPRLYKEERKKKSKDRPSKLEKKNDLKEDKISKEKEKTFKEDKEKLKKEKVYREDSAFDEYCNKNQFLENEDTKFSLSDDQRDRWFSDLSDSSFDFKGEDSWDSPVTDYRDMKSDSVAKLILETVKEDSKERKRDTRAREKRDYREPFFRKKDRDYLDKNSEKRKDQTEKHKSVPSYLSEKDKKRRESAEAGRDRKDALESCKERRDGRAKPEEAYREELKECGCESGFKDKPDCDFGKGLEPWERHHPAREKEKKDGPDKERKEKTKPEKYKEKSSDKDKSEKSILDKCQKDKEFDKCFKEKKDTKEKHKDTHGKDKERKASLDQGKEKKEKAFPGIISEDFSEKKDDKKGKEKSWYIADIFTDESEDDRDSYIGSGCKTGEASDSLRMDGLQEKEEGREACASDRHRKASDKQHPERQKDKEPKDKRKDRGAADGGRDKKEKVFDKHKEKKDKESTEKYKDRKDRASVDSTQDKKSKQKLPEKAEKKHTAEDKAKSKHKEKSDKEHSKERKSSRSADTEKSLLEKLEEEALHEYREDSNDKISEVSSDSFTDRGQEPGLTAFLEVSFTEPPGEDKPRESACLPEKLKEKERHRHSSSSSKKSHDRERAKKEKAEKKEKGEDYKESGSRKDSSQYEKDLEVEAYGVSYNMKADIEDELDKTIELFSTEKKDKNDSEREPSKKIEKELKPYGSSAINILKEKKKREKHREKWRDEKERHRDRHVDGLLRHHRDEQKPATRDKDSPPRALKEKSRDEGPRLGDAKLKEKFRDSAEKEKGEPVKMSNGNDKVTPSRDAGKKDARPREKLLGDGDLMMTSFERMLSQKDLEIEERHKRHKERMKQMEKLRHRSGDPKLKEKAKLADDGRKKGLDIPAKKPPGLDPPFKDKKLKESTPIPPAAENKLHPGSGADSKDWLAGPHIKEVLPASPRPDQSRPTGVPTPTSVLSCPSYEEVMHTPRTPSCSADDYADLVFDCTDSQHSTPVPTAPTSACSPSFFDRFSVASTGLSENASQAPARPLSTNLYRSVSVDMRRTPEEEFSVGDKLFRQQSVPAASSYDSPVPHSMEDRAPLPPVPAEKFACLSPGYYSPDYGLPSPKVDALHCPPAAVVTVTPSPEGVFSSLQAKPSPSPRAELLVPSLEGALPPDLDATEDQQATAAIIPPEPSYLETLDEGPFSAVITEEPVEWAHPTEQALASSLIGSASENPVSWPVGSDLLLKSPQRFSESPKHFCPADALHSAAPGPFSASEAPYPAPPASPAPYTLPVAEPGLEDVKDGVEAVPATIAPSEAAPYAPPSGLESFFSNCKSLPEAPLDVAPEPACVATVAQVEALGPLENSFLDSGHSLSNLSQVEPVPWADAFAGPEDDLDLGPFSLPELPLQTKDVPDVETEPVEESLAPSGKIPPGAPVVVNGGDVSTLVAEEPPALPPDQASTQLPAELEPEPSEEPKLDVALEATVEAEAVPEERAPGDLDSGVELTPVPPEQRPLGSGDQGAEADGSPATSLCAPDGPPMDTVAQAQAVDSAGPQDNTEASRAATPAEGPPGGIQPEATEPEPKPTAEAPKAPRVEEIPQRMTRNRAQMLANQSKQGTPPSEKECTSTPAPATRAKARGSEEDDAQAQHPRKRRFQRSTQQLQQQLNTSTQQTREVIQQTLAAIVDAIKLDAIEPYHSDRANPYFEYLQIRKKIEEKRKILCCITPQAPQCYAEYVTYTGSYLLDGKPLSKLHIPVIAPPPSLAEPLKELFRQQEAVRGKLRLQHSIEREKLIVSCEQEILRVHCRAARTIANQAVPFSACTMLLDSEVYNMPLESQGDENKSVRDRFNARQFISWLQDVDDKYDRMKTCLLMRQQHEAAALNAVQRMEWQLKVQELDPAGHKSLCVNEVPSFYVPMVDVNDDFVLLPA
- the ANKRD11 gene encoding ankyrin repeat domain-containing protein 11 isoform X1, which translates into the protein MPKGGCPKAPQQEELPLSSDMVEKQTGKKDKDKVSLTKTPKLERGDGGKEVRERASKRKLPFTAGANGEQKDSDTEKQGPERKRIKKEPVTRKAGLLFGMGLSGIRAGYPLSERQQVALLMQMTAEESANSPVDTTPKHPSQSTVCQKGTPNSASKTKDKVNKRNERGETRLHRAAIRGDARRIKELISEGADVNVKDFAGWTALHEACNRGYYDVAKQLLAAGAEVNTKGLDDDTPLHDAANNGHYKVVKLLLRYGGNPQQSNRKGETPLKVANSPTMVNLLLGKGTYTSSEESSTAESSEEEDAPSFAPSSSVDGNNTDSEFEKGLKHKAKNPEPQKATAPVKDEYEFDEDDEQDRVPPVDDKHLLKKDYRKETKSNSFISIPKMEVKSYTKNNTIAPKKASHRILSDTSDEEDASVTVGAGEKLRLSAHTILPGSKTREPSNAKQQKEKNKLKKKRKKETKGREVRFGKRNDKFCSSESESESSESGEDDRDSLGSSSCLKGSPLVLKDPSLFSSLSASSTSSHGSSAAQKQNPNHTDQHTKHWRTDNWKTISSPAWSEVSSLSDSTRTRLTSESDCSSEGSSVESLKPVRKRQEHRKRASLSEKKSPFLSSTEGAVPKLDKEGKVVKKHKTKHKHKNKEKGQCPLSQELKLKSFTYEYEDSRQKSDKAILLENDLSAENKLKVLKHDRDHFKKEEKLSKMKLEEKEWLFKDEKSLKRIKDMNKDISRAFREEKDRSGKAEKEKSLKEKSPKEEKPRLYKEERKKKSKDRPSKLEKKNDLKEDKISKEKEKTFKEDKEKLKKEKVYREDSAFDEYCNKNQFLENEDTKFSLSDDQRDRWFSDLSDSSFDFKGEDSWDSPVTDYRDMKSDSVAKLILETVKEDSKERKRDTRAREKRDYREPFFRKKDRDYLDKNSEKRKDQTEKHKSVPSYLSEKDKKRRESAEAGRDRKDALESCKERRDGRAKPEEAYREELKECGCESGFKDKPDCDFGKGLEPWERHHPAREKEKKDGPDKERKEKTKPEKYKEKSSDKDKSEKSILDKCQKDKEFDKCFKEKKDTKEKHKDTHGKDKERKASLDQGKEKKEKAFPGIISEDFSEKKDDKKGKEKSWYIADIFTDESEDDRDSYIGSGCKTGEASDSLRMDGLQEKEEGREACASDRHRKASDKQHPERQKDKEPKDKRKDRGAADGGRDKKEKVFDKHKEKKDKESTEKYKDRKDRASVDSTQDKKSKQKLPEKAEKKHTAEDKAKSKHKEKSDKEHSKERKSSRSADTEKSLLEKLEEEALHEYREDSNDKISEVSSDSFTDRGQEPGLTAFLEVSFTEPPGEDKPRESACLPEKLKEKERHRHSSSSSKKSHDRERAKKEKAEKKEKGEDYKESGSRKDSSQYEKDLEVEAYGVSYNMKADIEDELDKTIELFSTEKKDKNDSEREPSKKIEKELKPYGSSAINILKEKKKREKHREKWRDEKERHRDRHVDGLLRHHRDEQKPATRDKDSPPRALKEKSRDEGPRLGDAKLKEKFRDSAEKEKGEPVKMSNGNDKVTPSRDAGKKDARPREKLLGDGDLMMTSFERMLSQKDLEIEERHKRHKERMKQMEKLRHRSGDPKLKEKAKLADDGRKKGLDIPAKKPPGLDPPFKDKKLKESTPIPPAAENKLHPGSGADSKDWLAGPHIKEVLPASPRPDQSRPTGVPTPTSVLSCPSYEEVMHTPRTPSCSADDYADLVFDCTDSQHSTPVPTAPTSACSPSFFDRFSVASTGLSENASQAPARPLSTNLYRSVSVDMRRTPEEEFSVGDKLFRQQSVPAASSYDSPVPHSMEDRAPLPPVPAEKFACLSPGYYSPDYGLPSPKVDALHCPPAAVVTVTPSPEGVFSSLQAKPSPSPRAELLVPSLEGALPPDLDATEDQQATAAIIPPEPSYLETLDEGPFSAVITEEPVEWAHPTEQALASSLIGSASENPVSWPVGSDLLLKSPQRFSESPKHFCPADALHSAAPGPFSASEAPYPAPPASPAPYTLPVAEPGLEDVKDGVEAVPATIAPSEAAPYAPPSGLESFFSNCKSLPEAPLDVAPEPACVATVAQVEALGPLENSFLDSGHSLSNLSQVEPVPWADAFAGPEDDLDLGPFSLPELPLQTKDVPDVETEPVEESLAPSGKIPPGAPVVVNGGDVSTLVAEEPPALPPDQASTQLPAELEPEPSEEPKLDVALEATVEAEAVPEERAPGDLDSGVELTPVPPEQRPLGSGDQGAEADGSPATSLCAPDGPPMDTVAQAQAVDSAGPQDNTEASRAATPAEGPPGGIQPEATEPEPKPTAEAPKAPRVEEIPQRMTRNRAQMLANQSKQGTPPSEKECTSTPAPATRAKARGSEEDDAQAQHPRKRRFQRSTQQLQQQLNTSTQQTREVIQQTLAAIVDAIKLDAIEPYHSDRANPYFEYLQIRKKIEEKRKILCCITPQAPQCYAEYVTYTGSYLLDGKPLSKLHIPVIAPPPSLAEPLKELFRQQEAVRGKLRLQHSIEREKLIVSCEQEILRVHCRAARTIANQAVPFSACTMLLDSEVYNMPLESQGDENKSVRDRFNARQFISWLQDVDDKYDRMKTCLLMRQQHEAAALNAVQRMEWQLKVQELDPAGHKSLCVNEVPSFYVPMVDVNDDFVLLPA